The Polyangium aurulentum genomic interval GCGACGCTCGGCCCTGGCGTATCGCCCGCGCTCGCCGAGGAGTGCATGCGCGAGGGCCGGACCGTGGTGCTCGTGGACGACCCGAGCGGCATTCAGATCGCCGGTGCATTGCAGACCGCGCCGACGCTCGCGCCCGACGCGCAGGGGACGCTCGCGCTCGAGGCAAAGCATTTGCGGGTGCGCGCCGAGCGCTCGATCGCGATCGAGGTCCCCGGCGGCAGCCTCACCATGGAGCACGAGGGCCTCGTGCGGATCGAGGGCGACAAGCTCGTGCTCGACATGGCCGCGCTCGTGCGGATCTTCTCGGCCCGCGTGGAGATCCCGTGAGCTCCGTGCGCCTGCATTTCTCCGAGCCCCTGCCGCTCGAGCCCGTGCGCATGACGGGCAAGGAGCGCCTCGGTGAAGCCGCGACGTTCGAATTCGAGCTCGCAGGCCCGGCGGATCCCATCATCGCGCCCTCGCGCCTGCTGCGCGCGCCCGTAATCGTCGAAATCGACACCGCGGCCGGGCGGCGGACGATCGCCGGCGTCGTGACCCGCTTCGTCGTTCGCGCCACCGATCACCCCGATCGACGCGCTTACGGCCTCACCTTGCGCTCGCGCTTTGCGCTGCTCGAATTGCGGCGCGTGCCCAAGATATTCCGCGATCTCGCGGTGCCCGACGTCATCGAGCAGGTGGTGCGCGAGGCGGGCTATGCGCGGGTCGAGCGGAGGGTCACCGAGGAGCGGCCCGCATTGCCCTGGGTGATTCGCTACGAGGAGACCGACGCGGCCTTCGTGCGGCGCCTCTGCGAGGAGCACGGGCTCTATTTCGGATTCGAGGAGGATTCGGGCGCGGAGGTCTTCATCCTCTCGGATACCTCCACGAGCGCTCCGTTCGCCTATTCCGAGAAGATCCCGCTCGTCTCGCGGGCGACGCCGAGCGAGCCGCGGCCCTTCGCGACGGAGGCGGCGAGGGTGCGCGCGCGACGCCCGGGCAAGGTGACGCTGCGCGATTACGATCCCGATCGCCCCGCGTTCGCGCTCGAGGGCGCGGCGGCGGATGGCGTGCAGGTGGAGCGCAGCACGGAGGTGTATGCGGCGCCAGGCGGCTTCCGGACGCCGGACGAGGGAGAAGCGCAGGCGCGGCGGCGCCTCGAGGCGCTGCGCGCGGACGCCTCGAAGCTCGCGCTGCGGACCAATGCGGTGGAGCTCGCTCCGGGTCGCGCCGTCGAGCTCGCCGAGGGTTCCGATTATCGAGAGCGGGCACGGGTGGCGGGCGCGTGGTTTGTCGTGGCCATCGAGGCGCGGTGGGAGGCGGAGGGGGGCGCGCTGTCGATTGAGGTGGAGGCGATTCCGCGAGACGTGCCGTACCGGCTGCCTTGCGTGACGCCGCGTCCGCGCGCGGCCGGCATTCAATCGGCGTTCGTCACGGGAAACCCGGGACAGGAGATCGATCCGGACGGGCTCGGGCGCGTCTTCGTGCGCTTTCCGTGGGACGTGCGCGGGCCCAACGACCGCGGGAGCAGCGTGCCCGTACGGGTGGCGCAGCCCGAGGCGCCTGCGGGGCTCGTGGTGCCGCGGGTGGGCTGGGAGGTCTTCGTCGCATTCGAGGAGGAGGACCCCGAGCGCCCGGTGGTGCTCGGCCGCTCCTACAATGGCAAGCACCCGCCTCCCCTCCCCTTGCCCGCGAACAAGACGGTCACCTCGATTGCGACCGACAGCTCCCCGGGCGCGCCGGCCCGCACCGCCATCCAGCTCGACGACGCGGCGGGGCGCCAGCACTTCCTCATCCAGGCGCCGTTCGCCAAGGACGACAAGGTCTTCGGCGACGCCACCACGGAGACCAAGAAAAACGAAAATGCCCAGGTCGACACGAATTCGACGCTGGCGGTGGGCGGCAAGGAGGCGGTGAGCGTGCACCTCGCGTGGAGCGCGGCCTATGGCTCGCGCGACGTCTCCGTCGCCGCGCTCTCGAAGCACCACGCCGGCGGCAACTTCGTCACGCACGTCGGGGGCCTGGAGCTCGTCGCGGTCGGCGGAATGGTCGGCGAGCGGGTGGGCAATCCGGTGACGGGCGCGGCAAACCTCGTCTTTTCGGCCGCGCTCGCGGGCGTTGGGACGCGCGGGACGGCGGGGGCAATCGCGGCGGCGGGCGCTGGCATCGGGCGCGCAGCATTGGAAGGCTTCCAGGCCGGTGGCAAGGAGGGGGCTGCAAAGGCGGCCGGGATGGGCGCCGCAGGCGTGCTCGCCTCGATGGTGCCCGGCGGCGACGCGATCATGGCGGCGGTGACGGGCTCGGCGAAGCCAATGCCATGGGATCAGGGCCGTCCGCCGGAGGGCCCCATTGCGGCCGGCGGCGGAGCGGCCGGGGCGAGCGGGCCGAGCGGAGCCTCGGGGCCGGGGCCGGGGCACCGTACGACGCTGGTCGACGGCGCGTATCGCGAGGTGATCGGGGGCGCCTATTCGGTGCTGACGCCGGGCCCGGTGTCGTGGGTGACGCTCGGCGCCTCGACGCTGTTCGTGAACGGCAATCACCGGACGGAAGGGATGAAGGCCGGGATGAAGGTGCTCGGGGGAATGCGCGAGACGCTCGGGGCGCAGGCGATCACGAGCACGAAGAACATCGCGCGCAAGGTGACGGGCGCAATGAAGTCGGACGTGCGCGGGCCGCGGCGCGTCTCGGCGGGCGGCGAGTACAAGATGACCGCGCAGGCGATGCTCACGCTCGACGTGGACGGCGTGCTCTCGATCGCGGGGGGGACCGTCACCTTCAAATGCGGCACCGCGGAGATCACGGCGTCGAAGGACGGAGTATTCCTGAAAGCGCCGACCATCACGATCACGGGCAGCAGCTATCACGCCGGGACCTTGACGCACCTGTGACGCTCTCGATCCTCGGCATCGGCTTATGCTCTCCGGCGGGCGCGCGCGCCCGGGATCACGCATTCTTCCCTCGCGCGGGCGCGCCCGCCCCCGCCCCGAGCGCATTCGTGCTCGAGGACGGTCCGTCCGCCTGGGTGGGTCATGCGAGGTTCGTCGCGCCAATCCGATCGCTCTCGGACCGGCTCCTCGCGCTCGGCCGCGCGGCGCTCGCGGAGGCGCTCGCGGCGGTGCCGGAGGCGGAGCGTTCCGCGCTGCGCATGCCGCTTTTCTTGAGCTTGCCGGAGCCTCGGCCGGGGCTCGACGAGGGTGCGCTCGCGCGCGTCGCGCTGGGGCTCGCGCAGGCGATGGGCGCCGTCTCGGTCGAGCGTCTTCCCGGGGCAGCGGGCGCATTTTTGGCGCTCGGGCGTCTCGGGGAGGCTGCGGCGCGCGGTGGGTTTGGCGGGGCGGTGGTCCTCGGGGTGGACTCGTTCTTCGACGAGGAATCCCTGGCGGCGCGTCTCGCGCGTCCCCCGAGCCCTTGGCTTCCGGTACCGATTCCGCTCGCGGAGGGCGCCGGCGCGCTCTTCGTGGCGTCGCCCGCCGAGGCGCGGCGCGCGGGGCGGACCTCGCTCGGCGAGATCGTGGGGAGCCGCAGCGCTCAAGGGCGCGCGACCGACGAGAATGACGAGCCGGTGGACGGCGCGGCGATGACCTCGATCCTTCGCAGTTTGTCGGGCTCGCCCCCGATCCAGCGCGTCTTCGGCCAGGGGCGCGTTGATCTCTTGCGGTCGCGCGAATGGGAGTGGTCTGTGGCGCGGGCGGCGGAGCGGTTCCATCCGACATACGAGGCGAGCTGTCTGGAGGCCGAGATCGGACAGGTGGGCGCAGCGGCGGGGGCGATGCTCCTCGCGCATGCGATTGCGTCCATTCGTCATGGCGTGACGCAAGTGGGGGCGCCTGCGACGTTCGCCGCGTGGGCGATCGGGCAGGATGGCATGCGCGGGCTCGCGCTGGGCAGCGCTCGGGTGGCGGAGTCGGAAGATGAGCTGCGCGCCCTCGGCGCGCGCGTTTACGCCCGAGAGACGGCGCGGGACGAATACGTTCCCGAGAAGCGAGGCGCGGACGAGGAGCCAGC includes:
- the tssI gene encoding type VI secretion system tip protein TssI/VgrG, whose amino-acid sequence is MSSVRLHFSEPLPLEPVRMTGKERLGEAATFEFELAGPADPIIAPSRLLRAPVIVEIDTAAGRRTIAGVVTRFVVRATDHPDRRAYGLTLRSRFALLELRRVPKIFRDLAVPDVIEQVVREAGYARVERRVTEERPALPWVIRYEETDAAFVRRLCEEHGLYFGFEEDSGAEVFILSDTSTSAPFAYSEKIPLVSRATPSEPRPFATEAARVRARRPGKVTLRDYDPDRPAFALEGAAADGVQVERSTEVYAAPGGFRTPDEGEAQARRRLEALRADASKLALRTNAVELAPGRAVELAEGSDYRERARVAGAWFVVAIEARWEAEGGALSIEVEAIPRDVPYRLPCVTPRPRAAGIQSAFVTGNPGQEIDPDGLGRVFVRFPWDVRGPNDRGSSVPVRVAQPEAPAGLVVPRVGWEVFVAFEEEDPERPVVLGRSYNGKHPPPLPLPANKTVTSIATDSSPGAPARTAIQLDDAAGRQHFLIQAPFAKDDKVFGDATTETKKNENAQVDTNSTLAVGGKEAVSVHLAWSAAYGSRDVSVAALSKHHAGGNFVTHVGGLELVAVGGMVGERVGNPVTGAANLVFSAALAGVGTRGTAGAIAAAGAGIGRAALEGFQAGGKEGAAKAAGMGAAGVLASMVPGGDAIMAAVTGSAKPMPWDQGRPPEGPIAAGGGAAGASGPSGASGPGPGHRTTLVDGAYREVIGGAYSVLTPGPVSWVTLGASTLFVNGNHRTEGMKAGMKVLGGMRETLGAQAITSTKNIARKVTGAMKSDVRGPRRVSAGGEYKMTAQAMLTLDVDGVLSIAGGTVTFKCGTAEITASKDGVFLKAPTITITGSSYHAGTLTHL